The Actinomycetota bacterium genome contains a region encoding:
- a CDS encoding FAD/NAD(P)-binding protein: protein MKNPYIPHEVKILDTWYEAPGDRCIKTFKVTFTDEKVWDTWSHLPGQCAMVGIPGVGESMFCISSSPTEKGYLRFSIMKAGKNTSALHELEAGDTFFVRGPLGNNFPLEDWKGKNVVTIGGGIGQAPLRPVIQWIRDNRGDYGELQLIYGARTSADHCFKDEFKEILEEGECACHLSIDVEEEEWPHFVGFVPQLLLEVAPSPENTIAVTCGPPIMIKFVLQNLEKLGFTPDQVYTTLENRMKCGIGKCGRCNVGHLYVCKDGPVFSYAQLKEIPEAFA, encoded by the coding sequence ATGAAGAACCCCTACATTCCCCATGAGGTAAAGATCCTGGACACCTGGTACGAGGCGCCGGGTGACCGCTGCATCAAGACCTTCAAGGTGACCTTCACCGACGAGAAGGTCTGGGACACCTGGAGCCACCTGCCCGGGCAGTGCGCCATGGTGGGCATCCCGGGGGTGGGGGAGTCCATGTTCTGCATCTCCTCCTCGCCCACGGAGAAAGGGTACCTGCGCTTCAGCATCATGAAGGCGGGCAAGAACACCTCCGCCCTGCACGAGCTGGAGGCGGGAGACACCTTCTTCGTGCGCGGGCCCCTGGGAAACAACTTCCCCCTCGAGGACTGGAAGGGGAAGAACGTGGTGACCATCGGCGGCGGCATAGGCCAGGCGCCCCTGCGCCCGGTGATCCAGTGGATCCGCGACAACCGCGGTGACTACGGCGAGCTGCAGCTCATCTACGGCGCCCGCACCTCGGCCGACCACTGCTTCAAGGACGAGTTCAAGGAGATCCTGGAGGAGGGCGAGTGCGCCTGCCACCTCTCCATCGACGTGGAGGAGGAGGAGTGGCCCCACTTCGTGGGCTTCGTCCCCCAGCTCCTGCTGGAGGTGGCGCCCTCGCCCGAGAACACCATCGCCGTCACCTGTGGGCCGCCCATCATGATCAAGTTCGTGCTCCAGAACCTGGAAAAGCTGGGCTTCACCCCCGATCAGGTATACACCACCCTGGAGAACCGTATGAAGTGCGGTATCGGCAAGTGCGGACGCTGCAACGTCGGCCATCTCTACGTGTGCAAGGACGGGCCGGTGTTCTCCTATGCCCAGCTCAAGGAGATACCCGAGGCCTTCGCGTGA
- a CDS encoding 4Fe-4S dicluster domain-containing protein → MALKKLSKEKMGEVLGELSKFRLVAPAKSDEVVVFKQIGDPQEAFLDYGNSTVPPKKFAFPQTETLFRFMVGSPELKEKNVEEEGTTVIFGLRPCDARAMAIVDKLFSWDFDDPYYLKRRELTTLVGMACVEPPSVNCFCTSLQGSPFGTEGLDMLLTDMGDYYLVQSLTEKGEKLAETLSSQLEEAPAGDEKKAEEMARESEGRIRRSISTAGIPEKLPGLWENELWKRVSAACLGCGICTFLCPTCHCFDIQDEVDEGGEGRRCRMWDSCMFEEYTLHASGHNPRPTRRERTRNRINHKYSYYPNRFGVIACVGCGRCINLCPVNIDILDILDQVVDAQ, encoded by the coding sequence ATGGCATTGAAGAAGCTGAGCAAGGAAAAAATGGGAGAGGTCCTCGGGGAGCTCTCCAAGTTCCGCCTCGTCGCGCCCGCCAAGTCCGACGAGGTCGTCGTGTTCAAGCAGATAGGGGACCCGCAGGAGGCCTTCCTGGATTACGGGAACTCCACCGTGCCCCCCAAGAAGTTCGCCTTCCCCCAGACGGAGACCCTCTTCCGCTTTATGGTGGGCAGTCCCGAGCTCAAGGAGAAGAACGTGGAGGAGGAGGGCACCACGGTGATCTTCGGTCTGCGTCCCTGCGACGCCAGGGCCATGGCCATCGTGGACAAGCTCTTCTCCTGGGACTTCGACGACCCTTATTACCTAAAGCGGCGCGAGCTGACCACCCTGGTGGGGATGGCCTGCGTGGAACCCCCCTCGGTGAACTGCTTCTGCACCTCGCTGCAGGGAAGCCCCTTCGGGACGGAGGGACTGGACATGCTCCTCACCGACATGGGCGACTATTACCTGGTGCAGTCCCTCACCGAAAAGGGAGAGAAGCTGGCGGAGACCCTTTCCTCGCAGCTCGAGGAGGCCCCCGCCGGCGACGAGAAGAAGGCCGAGGAGATGGCCAGGGAGTCCGAGGGCAGGATTCGCCGCTCCATATCCACGGCGGGCATCCCGGAGAAGCTCCCGGGGCTGTGGGAGAACGAGCTCTGGAAGAGAGTGTCGGCGGCCTGCCTGGGCTGCGGTATCTGCACTTTCCTCTGCCCCACCTGCCACTGCTTCGACATCCAGGACGAGGTGGACGAGGGGGGAGAGGGACGGCGCTGCCGCATGTGGGACTCCTGCATGTTCGAGGAGTACACCCTGCACGCCTCGGGTCACAACCCTCGCCCCACGCGCAGGGAGAGGACGCGCAACCGCATCAACCACAAGTACTCCTACTATCCCAACCGCTTCGGCGTCATCGCCTGCGTGGGATGCGGCCGCTGCATCAACCTCTGCCCGGTGAACATCGACATCCTGGACATACTCGATCAGGTGGTGGATGCCCAATGA
- a CDS encoding 4Fe-4S dicluster domain-containing protein, producing MVDVNKLREKAKEVVSRDDVRLLIGYRPGTYGFRARPAFVQGPDEADELIFTPACVNNLATYITLEEKLPVPRGQEPDLRKVAVMVKGCDSRALVQQMEEKAYDRDRILVLGIPCTGVVDMAKVEAKFPGVLQRGEIALEGDRFVLSFNGSKEEVPREELVADKCLRCRYPTPLVYDELLDEAVERFADDDYSDIAELEKRAAAEKWAYWEEKFSRCIRCYSCRNVCPMCYCEDCVLDRLQPQWMRRSVDISENTAYHVSRAYHLAGRCIQCGECQRVCPVDIPLMELNRKFYKDVEELYDYEPGTSVENPPLLSTFKVDDREDFIL from the coding sequence TTGGTAGACGTAAACAAGCTGAGAGAAAAGGCCAAGGAGGTTGTCTCCAGGGACGACGTGAGGCTGCTCATCGGGTACCGTCCCGGCACCTACGGCTTCCGGGCGCGCCCCGCCTTCGTCCAGGGCCCGGACGAAGCGGACGAGCTCATCTTCACGCCCGCCTGCGTGAACAACCTCGCCACCTACATCACCCTGGAGGAGAAGTTGCCCGTCCCCCGCGGCCAGGAGCCGGACCTGCGCAAGGTGGCGGTGATGGTCAAGGGCTGCGACTCCCGCGCCCTGGTGCAGCAGATGGAGGAGAAGGCCTACGACCGTGACCGCATCCTGGTCCTGGGGATCCCCTGCACCGGGGTGGTGGACATGGCCAAGGTGGAGGCCAAGTTCCCCGGCGTGCTGCAGCGGGGTGAGATCGCCCTGGAGGGGGACAGGTTCGTGCTCTCCTTCAACGGCAGCAAGGAGGAGGTGCCCAGGGAGGAGCTGGTGGCGGACAAGTGCCTGCGCTGCCGCTATCCCACCCCCCTGGTCTACGACGAGCTGCTGGACGAGGCGGTGGAGCGTTTCGCCGACGACGACTACTCCGACATCGCCGAGCTGGAGAAGCGGGCGGCGGCGGAGAAATGGGCGTACTGGGAGGAGAAGTTCTCCCGCTGCATCCGCTGCTATTCCTGCCGCAACGTCTGCCCCATGTGCTACTGCGAGGACTGCGTGCTGGACCGGCTGCAGCCGCAGTGGATGAGGCGCAGCGTGGACATCAGCGAGAACACGGCCTACCACGTCTCCCGGGCCTACCACCTGGCGGGACGCTGCATCCAGTGCGGCGAGTGCCAGCGGGTGTGTCCCGTGGACATCCCGCTCATGGAGCTCAACCGCAAGTTCTACAAGGACGTGGAGGAGCTCTACGATTACGAGCCGGGCACCAGCGTAGAGAACCCGCCGCTGCTCTCGACCTTCAAGGTGGACGACCGTGAGGACTTCATACTCTAA
- a CDS encoding hydrogenase iron-sulfur subunit — MAEKTDFEPNIVAFLCNWCSYAGADLAGTSRIQYPSNVRVIRVMCSGRVNPLFVMNALQQGADGVLISGCHPGDCHYMQGNYYARRRFNLMRNFLEYLGVEPQRVRMSWVSASEGAKWKEVIEEVVNGVKEVGPMDQFKRRQLNW, encoded by the coding sequence ATGGCTGAGAAGACGGATTTCGAGCCCAACATCGTGGCCTTCCTGTGCAACTGGTGCTCCTACGCCGGGGCCGACCTGGCCGGCACCTCGCGCATCCAGTACCCGTCCAACGTGCGGGTGATCAGGGTCATGTGCTCGGGCAGGGTCAATCCCCTCTTCGTGATGAACGCCCTGCAGCAGGGCGCGGACGGGGTGCTCATCTCCGGATGCCACCCCGGCGACTGCCACTACATGCAGGGCAACTACTACGCGCGGCGCCGCTTCAACCTCATGCGCAACTTCCTCGAATACCTGGGCGTCGAGCCCCAGAGGGTGCGCATGAGCTGGGTCTCGGCCTCCGAGGGCGCCAAGTGGAAGGAGGTCATCGAAGAGGTCGTCAACGGCGTGAAGGAAGTCGGGCCCATGGATCAGTTCAAACGGAGGCAGTTAAATTGGTAG